The region ACCCGCGACCGGCTCCTCGATCTCGCGGTGGAACCGCGGGGCGAGGACGACGCCGTCGAGCGCCGGATCGCCTCCGTCGCTCGACGCGACCTGCTCGCGGAGGCGGCGCAGCAGCGCGGCGTAGCCCGCGCCGTCGAACGTGTCGGGCGCCCCCTTGCGCGCGGTCCGCCCGAGCGCGTCGAGCACCTCGCCGGCGAGGTGGAAGCCGTCCATCGGCACGACGACGGCGCGCGCCGGCCCCAGCGCGGCAGCGAGCCGATGGGCGAGGTGGGACTTGCCCGCACCGGGCGCGCCGGTGATGCCGAGGATGCGCCGGCTGCCCTCGTCCGCGAGGGCGTCGGCGCGCGCGACGAGGTCGGCGAGGGCGACCTCGCGAGGCGTCACCGCGCCGCCTCGGGGGTGGCCGGTAGGTGCGCCAGCCACGCGCGCGGTCCGGTGTGCTGCACCCGGAGCGAGGCGACCTCGACGGCGTGCACGACGGCGTCGGGCACCTCCTGCCCGCGCGCGACGGCGTGGGCGTAGGCGCCGTGGAAGGCGTCGCCCGCCCCGAGGGTGTCGACGGCGCGGACGGCCGGGACGGGGGCGTCACCGTGGTCGTCGTCGGCCGCCCACCAGGAGACCGGGTCGTCGCCGCGCGTCACGACGACGACCGGGGCACCGAGGCGGCTCAGCTCCCGGGCGGAGTCGTCGACGTCGTGCGTCCCGGGGGCGCGGGCGTCGGCCGAGGCGACCACGTGGTCCGCGGCGGGGACGAGTTCGGCCATGACCGGCTTCCAGCGCCCGAGGTCGAGCACGACCGGGGTCCCGGCGGCTCGTGCCGACGCGGCCGCCGCGATCGCCAGGCGGGGGTGGTGACCGTCGAGGAGCACG is a window of Litorihabitans aurantiacus DNA encoding:
- a CDS encoding nucleoside/nucleotide kinase family protein is translated as MTPREVALADLVARADALADEGSRRILGITGAPGAGKSHLAHRLAAALGPARAVVVPMDGFHLAGEVLDALGRTARKGAPDTFDGAGYAALLRRLREQVASSDGGDPALDGVVLAPRFHREIEEPVAGGIAVRPEVPLVITEGNYLLRTGSPWSGVRPLLDEVWFLAPPDDLRRERLVARHEAFGRSPAAAREHALGSDEVNARGIVATADGADLVVRLLG
- a CDS encoding PfkB family carbohydrate kinase; translation: MPTPPRPPRGLFVGLATLDVAHHVDRAPGPDEKVTATATHLSAGGPAANAAVTFAALGGRATLLTALGASAAAQLVRADLERHGVTVLDTTPDARTDPPVSAATVQTATGRRSVVGSDAVASDAPPPPDLAALAAAVDVVLLDGHHPRLAIAAAASARAAGTPVVLDLGRWKPVMAELVPAADHVVASADARAPGTHDVDDSARELSRLGAPVVVVTRGDDPVSWWAADDDHGDAPVPAVRAVDTLGAGDAFHGAYAHAVARGQEVPDAVVHAVEVASLRVQHTGPRAWLAHLPATPEAAR